A region from the Streptomyces lydicus genome encodes:
- a CDS encoding bifunctional 3-(3-hydroxy-phenyl)propionate/3-hydroxycinnamic acid hydroxylase has protein sequence MNENHTDAAAGGMTETADGPVRAVGGPVPDADVVPAVGPVPVADVIPAAGTVPAVGTVPVPRPVPAVGAVGSGGEDAYDVLVVGAGPVGLTTAIQLGARGWRIGLVERWPQPYPLPRAVVFDHEVARILASLGLADALSTFSEPAADYEWRNGHGETLLRLAFEDTGTSGWPAMNLFTQPQLEAALEAQARRTTGVDVLRGWEATDLAEDADGVTLSVAESGGDEPVLRGGVRRDRTLRGRYVVGCDGANSFVRSRMTTTMTDRGFQHDWLVLDVLPHEADRVFEPRNLQVCDPRRPTTAVSGGPGRRRWEFMLLPGESAAEFGSAPNAWRLLADWNLHPGNATLERHTVYTFRARWAENWREGRLFLAGDAAHQMPPFAGQGMCSGIRDAANLTWKLDLVLRGEAGETLLDTYTTERSRHLRYAIELSVFLGGIICEPEPAAAASRDTRMLADRRAGRDPLADMPPQILTTGLLRQSTDGEPQAPAGQLGCQGRVRFRGRTGLFDQVIGTGFALLAAEDPRTVLDDDTLDWCARLGLRLLRVTGDPAANGPADVVDLDGTYRSHLERCGRQALLLRPDHYLFGGAARMKEAPGLVAALRQELGASLGASRELLASAAVSPVR, from the coding sequence ATGAACGAGAACCACACGGACGCCGCAGCGGGTGGCATGACGGAAACGGCCGACGGCCCCGTAAGGGCTGTCGGCGGCCCGGTGCCGGATGCCGATGTCGTCCCGGCTGTCGGTCCGGTGCCGGTTGCCGACGTCATACCGGCTGCCGGTACCGTCCCGGCTGTCGGTACGGTCCCGGTTCCCCGCCCCGTCCCGGCCGTCGGCGCCGTCGGGTCGGGCGGCGAGGACGCGTACGACGTGCTGGTCGTCGGCGCCGGGCCGGTCGGGCTGACCACCGCGATACAGCTCGGGGCCCGGGGGTGGCGGATCGGCCTCGTCGAACGCTGGCCGCAGCCTTATCCGCTGCCGCGGGCGGTGGTCTTCGACCACGAGGTCGCCCGCATCCTGGCCTCGCTGGGCCTGGCGGACGCGCTGTCCACGTTCAGCGAGCCCGCCGCGGACTACGAGTGGCGCAACGGCCACGGCGAGACGCTGTTGCGGCTGGCGTTCGAGGACACCGGCACCTCCGGCTGGCCGGCGATGAACCTCTTCACCCAGCCGCAGCTGGAGGCCGCCCTGGAGGCGCAGGCCCGCCGCACCACGGGGGTCGACGTGCTGCGCGGCTGGGAGGCCACGGATCTCGCCGAGGACGCGGACGGGGTCACGCTGAGCGTCGCCGAGAGCGGCGGGGACGAGCCGGTGCTCCGCGGCGGTGTGCGCAGGGACCGCACGCTGCGCGGCCGGTATGTCGTCGGCTGCGACGGCGCCAACAGCTTCGTCCGCTCGCGGATGACGACCACGATGACCGACCGCGGCTTCCAGCACGACTGGCTGGTCCTGGATGTCCTCCCGCACGAGGCGGACCGCGTCTTCGAACCGCGCAACCTCCAGGTCTGTGACCCCCGCCGGCCCACCACGGCGGTCTCCGGCGGTCCGGGCCGGCGCCGCTGGGAGTTCATGCTGCTGCCCGGCGAGTCGGCCGCGGAGTTCGGCAGCGCACCGAATGCCTGGCGGCTGCTGGCCGACTGGAACCTGCACCCGGGCAACGCGACCCTGGAGCGGCACACCGTCTACACGTTCCGCGCCCGCTGGGCCGAGAACTGGCGCGAGGGCCGCCTGTTCCTGGCCGGTGACGCCGCCCACCAGATGCCGCCGTTCGCCGGCCAGGGCATGTGCTCGGGCATCCGCGACGCCGCCAACCTCACCTGGAAACTGGACCTCGTGCTCCGCGGCGAAGCCGGCGAGACCCTGCTGGACACCTACACCACGGAACGCTCCCGGCATCTGCGGTACGCCATCGAACTCTCCGTCTTCCTGGGCGGCATCATCTGCGAACCCGAACCCGCGGCGGCCGCCTCGCGTGACACGCGGATGCTCGCCGACCGGCGGGCGGGCCGCGACCCGCTGGCGGACATGCCCCCGCAGATCCTCACCACAGGGCTGCTGCGGCAGAGCACGGACGGCGAGCCGCAGGCCCCGGCCGGGCAGCTCGGGTGCCAGGGCCGGGTGCGCTTCCGCGGCCGTACCGGGCTCTTCGACCAGGTCATCGGCACCGGCTTCGCCCTGCTCGCCGCCGAGGACCCACGGACCGTCCTCGACGACGACACCCTCGACTGGTGCGCACGGCTCGGCCTCCGCCTCCTGCGGGTCACCGGCGACCCGGCGGCGAACGGGCCGGCCGATGTCGTCGACCTCGACGGCACCTACCGCTCCCACCTGGAACGCTGCGGCCGGCAGGCCCTGCTGCTGCGCCCGGACCACTACCTCTTCGGCGGTGCGGCCCGCATGAAGGAGGCGCCCGGCCTGGTGGCGGCGCTGCGGCAGGAGCTGGGGGCATCCCTGGGGGCATCCCGGGAGCTGCTGGCGTCCGCCGCTGTGTCGCCCGTCCGGTGA
- a CDS encoding VOC family protein, whose amino-acid sequence MPLHRLARITMGVPDVDATHDYYADFGLTALGRGRFASADGGEQLKIVHAARRRLDELVVAADDPDDLGRIGTALDRLEMPYVRDGHRLRAVDPGTEVTVTVEVQPRLVQPAAGSVPCNGPGRTERPGGRAPAVLREGAVRPRRLGHVVLGSTDQAASQRFFTDGLGFKVSDLVPGAAFLRCSTDHHNVLVQQAPVPFLHHSSWQVDDVDEVGRGATRMLEGHPERHVWGLGRHHVGSNFFWYLKDPAGNFSEYFADMDCIVDDQLWTPRVWEDARSLYSWGPPVPPSFLAPEDLAALMAGAHDAS is encoded by the coding sequence ATGCCCCTGCACCGTCTGGCCCGGATCACCATGGGTGTGCCCGACGTCGACGCCACGCACGACTACTACGCCGACTTCGGGCTCACCGCACTCGGCCGCGGGCGCTTCGCCTCGGCCGACGGCGGCGAGCAGCTGAAGATCGTGCACGCCGCCCGGCGCCGGCTGGACGAGCTGGTCGTCGCCGCCGATGACCCCGACGACCTCGGTCGTATCGGGACCGCCCTGGACCGCCTGGAGATGCCGTACGTCCGCGACGGGCACCGCTTGCGCGCGGTCGATCCGGGGACGGAGGTGACCGTCACCGTCGAGGTCCAGCCCCGTCTCGTACAGCCTGCCGCCGGGTCCGTGCCCTGCAACGGTCCCGGCCGGACCGAGCGGCCCGGCGGCCGGGCACCGGCGGTCCTGCGCGAGGGCGCCGTCCGGCCGCGCCGCCTGGGGCATGTGGTGCTGGGGTCGACCGATCAGGCGGCCTCACAGCGGTTCTTCACCGACGGCCTGGGGTTCAAGGTCAGCGATCTGGTGCCGGGCGCCGCCTTCCTTCGGTGCTCCACCGACCATCACAACGTCCTGGTGCAGCAGGCCCCGGTCCCCTTCCTGCACCACTCCTCCTGGCAGGTCGACGACGTCGACGAGGTCGGGCGCGGCGCGACCCGCATGCTGGAGGGTCACCCCGAACGCCATGTCTGGGGGCTGGGCCGCCACCACGTCGGCTCGAACTTCTTCTGGTATCTCAAGGACCCGGCCGGCAACTTCTCCGAGTACTTCGCCGATATGGACTGCATCGTCGACGACCAGCTGTGGACGCCCCGGGTGTGGGAGGACGCCCGCTCGCTCTACAGCTGGGGCCCGCCGGTCCCGCCCTCCTTCCTTGCCCCCGAGGACCTTGCCGCGCTGATGGCCGGCGCCCACGACGCGAGCTGA
- a CDS encoding PucR family transcriptional regulator — translation MTRQWLRQLEPDQDHPHHKPALSPAAVTAMTAVLGPGPVRWAVQTADTMAAEILEQVPEHGGGPAPLATLRRSTESTVLAALRLLLTETSGEGGALPDEALEGCREFARRGVGLDRVLRGVRLGHAGLTQELTSAVERYVPAGERLTELRRITEELFTHADTHASLMAESYIAERDRWRGSDEAARRKTVDDLLAARPVEPEAATRKLRYDVTRTHLAAVLWCHRTEDPLPAAERLQHTATALARTVGTGQALMIPVTGTLAWLWLHAPDDVTGLPDRVRAGTDRAPGVHLALGPPAHGAAGMRRSHYGAREAERIARLAPGDWLTDYREARLVALATADPEHARWFMHDLLGPLASDGARVRELRETLRVYLAEERSLRAVAGTLHVARNTVTYRVKRAEELLPTAATAVNSLELRLALEIARTLLG, via the coding sequence ATGACACGGCAATGGCTCCGGCAGCTCGAACCGGACCAGGACCACCCGCACCACAAGCCTGCGCTGTCCCCTGCCGCGGTGACCGCCATGACCGCCGTCCTCGGCCCCGGCCCCGTCCGGTGGGCGGTGCAGACCGCCGACACCATGGCCGCGGAGATCCTGGAGCAGGTTCCCGAACACGGCGGCGGCCCGGCGCCCCTGGCCACGCTGCGACGCTCGACCGAGTCGACGGTCCTGGCGGCCCTGCGCCTGCTGCTCACCGAGACCAGCGGCGAGGGAGGCGCCCTGCCCGACGAAGCCCTGGAGGGCTGCCGCGAGTTCGCACGCCGCGGCGTCGGACTCGACCGGGTCCTGCGCGGGGTACGGCTCGGCCACGCCGGACTCACCCAGGAACTCACCTCGGCCGTCGAACGGTACGTCCCGGCCGGTGAACGCCTCACCGAGCTGCGCCGGATCACCGAGGAACTGTTCACCCACGCCGATACCCACGCCAGTCTGATGGCCGAGTCCTACATCGCCGAACGCGACCGCTGGCGCGGCAGCGACGAAGCGGCCCGCCGCAAGACGGTCGACGACCTGCTGGCTGCCCGCCCGGTGGAACCGGAAGCCGCAACCCGGAAGCTGCGCTACGACGTCACCCGTACGCACCTGGCCGCCGTGCTGTGGTGCCACCGCACCGAGGACCCACTGCCCGCAGCGGAGCGGCTGCAGCACACGGCGACCGCACTGGCCCGCACGGTGGGCACCGGCCAGGCCCTCATGATCCCCGTCACCGGGACCCTCGCCTGGCTGTGGCTGCACGCCCCTGACGACGTCACCGGCCTCCCCGACCGCGTACGGGCCGGGACCGACCGCGCCCCGGGAGTGCACCTCGCCCTCGGCCCACCCGCCCACGGCGCGGCAGGGATGCGCCGCAGCCACTACGGCGCACGCGAAGCCGAACGCATCGCCCGGCTCGCTCCCGGCGACTGGCTGACCGACTACCGCGAAGCGCGCCTCGTCGCCCTGGCCACCGCCGACCCCGAACACGCCCGCTGGTTCATGCACGACCTCCTCGGCCCCCTGGCCTCCGACGGCGCCCGAGTACGGGAGCTGCGCGAGACCCTGCGGGTCTACCTCGCGGAGGAACGCAGCCTGCGGGCCGTCGCCGGCACCTTGCACGTGGCACGCAACACCGTCACCTACCGCGTCAAACGCGCCGAAGAACTCCTGCCTACGGCCGCCACTGCGGTCAACTCACTGGAACTCCGGCTCGCGCTGGAGATCGCCCGGACCCTGCTCGGCTGA